One part of the Mariniflexile litorale genome encodes these proteins:
- a CDS encoding gliding motility-associated protein GldE, with amino-acid sequence MDPDPASFKSLMIAIDFSIVLGIVLLFLLLFCSALISGAEVALFSLSRTDIEKGLEVKSKRIQIIKGLLERPKKLLATILVANNFINIGIVILFAYLAKDWFSGITSPVIKFVIEVVVVTFLILLFGEILPKIYASRNNLKFATFMAYPLKVLDILLSPLSLPMRSMTIGIHNKLGKQKSNLSVDQLSQALELTSEEDTTKEEHKILQGIVSFGNTDTKQVMRPRIDIFALNIEQKYIDILPEIIKNGYSRIPVYKESIDTIKGILYVKDLLPYIDRKQFDWSALLREPFFVPENKKLDDLMAEFQEKKVHLAMVVDEYGGTSGLISLEDIIEEIVGDISDEFDDEDLTYSKLDDNNFVFEGKTALKDFYKIIKIEDETIFEANKGEAETIAGFVLEISGSFPKQNSKINFKNYVFKIEALDKKRIKLVKFTIT; translated from the coding sequence TTGGATCCTGACCCCGCGAGTTTTAAAAGTTTAATGATTGCAATTGATTTTTCAATTGTTTTAGGCATCGTGTTATTGTTTTTGCTTTTGTTTTGTTCTGCGCTTATCTCTGGAGCAGAAGTCGCTCTTTTTTCGCTTTCAAGAACCGATATAGAAAAAGGATTAGAAGTAAAATCGAAACGTATTCAAATAATTAAAGGTTTATTAGAACGTCCAAAAAAATTATTGGCAACTATTTTGGTTGCTAATAATTTTATAAATATTGGTATTGTTATTTTGTTTGCTTATTTGGCTAAAGATTGGTTTTCTGGCATTACATCTCCTGTTATTAAATTTGTAATTGAAGTAGTTGTTGTAACCTTCTTAATTTTATTGTTTGGCGAAATTTTGCCTAAAATATATGCTAGCCGTAATAATTTAAAGTTTGCCACTTTTATGGCTTACCCGCTAAAGGTTTTAGATATTCTATTATCGCCTTTAAGTTTACCTATGCGTAGTATGACTATAGGTATACATAATAAACTAGGAAAGCAAAAATCTAATTTAAGTGTCGATCAATTATCGCAAGCATTAGAACTTACTAGTGAAGAAGACACGACCAAAGAAGAACATAAAATATTGCAAGGTATCGTTTCTTTTGGCAATACTGATACTAAGCAAGTAATGCGTCCTCGAATCGATATTTTTGCATTAAATATTGAACAAAAATACATCGATATTTTACCGGAAATTATAAAAAACGGTTATTCGCGTATTCCAGTTTATAAGGAAAGTATAGATACAATAAAGGGAATTCTTTATGTAAAAGATTTATTGCCTTATATAGATAGAAAACAATTTGATTGGTCTGCCTTACTAAGAGAACCATTTTTTGTGCCTGAAAACAAAAAGTTGGACGATTTAATGGCTGAATTTCAAGAGAAAAAGGTGCATTTGGCTATGGTAGTTGATGAATATGGTGGCACTTCAGGATTAATTTCTTTAGAAGATATTATAGAAGAAATTGTAGGTGATATAAGTGATGAATTTGATGATGAAGATTTAACCTATTCTAAATTAGACGATAATAATTTTGTGTTTGAAGGAAAAACAGCCTTAAAAGATTTTTATAAAATTATTAAAATTGAAGACGAAACTATTTTTGAAGCAAATAAAGGTGAAGCTGAAACTATCGCAGGTTTTGTTTTAGAGATATCAGGGAGTTTCCCAAAACAAAACAGTAAAATAAATTTTAAAAATTACGTTTTTAAAATTGAGGCCTTAGACAAAAAACGGATAAAGCTTGTAAAATTCACCATAACTTAA
- a CDS encoding single-stranded DNA-binding protein — protein MSGTLNKVMLIGHLGDEVKMHYFEGGGCIGRFPLATNETYTSKQTNERVTNTEWHNIVVRNKGAEICEKYLSKGDKVYVEGRLKTRKWQDESGNDRYSTEIQCTDFTFLSTKKESEGNASNTSTPAAQKPVGKEPEAPEPIGEEDDLPF, from the coding sequence ATGTCTGGAACATTAAATAAAGTGATGCTAATTGGGCATTTGGGTGATGAAGTAAAAATGCATTATTTTGAAGGTGGCGGTTGTATTGGACGATTTCCTTTAGCAACAAATGAAACATATACCAGCAAACAAACCAATGAACGTGTTACCAATACAGAATGGCATAATATTGTAGTTAGAAATAAAGGAGCCGAAATTTGCGAAAAATATTTAAGCAAAGGAGACAAAGTATATGTTGAAGGCCGATTGAAAACTAGAAAATGGCAAGATGAAAGTGGAAACGATCGTTATTCTACAGAAATTCAATGTACAGATTTTACCTTCTTATCTACAAAAAAGGAAAGTGAAGGTAACGCATCAAATACATCAACACCTGCAGCACAAAAACCCGTTGGAAAAGAACCTGAAGCTCCAGAACCCATTGGAGAAGAAGACGATTTACCATTTTAA
- the mutY gene encoding A/G-specific adenine glycosylase: protein MIFSKTLNHWYSNNKRDLPWRQTKDPYRIWLSEIILQQTQVAQGLPYYSKFVHEFPSVFHLAQAEESDVLKLWQGLGYYSRARNLHTTAKYIASELNGVFPTIYKDLLKLKGIGDYTASAIASICFNKVEAVVDGNVYRVLSRYFGIDTPINLSKGAKEFKELAQELIDKKNPADFNQAIMEFGATQCRPQSPDCNICPFNKGCIAFNENKIGELPVKIKSAKAKKKYFNFLVFIDKDAKTILEKRVGKGIWQNLYQFPLIETAKSLEFEDFKLAVKKHSLLKEVSFELSLYNEDVIIHKLSHQHLYTKFWIVKVGQSLPNSIPINKIRTYAVPILIGNFIEHFNFN from the coding sequence ATGATATTTTCAAAAACTCTAAATCACTGGTACTCAAATAATAAACGGGATCTTCCTTGGCGACAAACAAAAGACCCGTATCGTATTTGGTTGTCAGAAATTATTTTACAGCAAACACAAGTAGCTCAAGGTTTGCCTTATTACAGTAAATTTGTACACGAATTTCCGTCAGTTTTTCATTTAGCACAGGCCGAAGAAAGCGATGTTTTAAAATTATGGCAAGGCTTGGGGTATTATTCAAGAGCCAGAAATTTGCATACTACAGCTAAATATATTGCCAGCGAGTTAAATGGAGTTTTCCCTACTATTTATAAAGATTTATTAAAACTGAAAGGAATTGGTGATTATACGGCAAGTGCTATAGCATCCATTTGTTTTAACAAAGTAGAAGCAGTGGTAGATGGAAACGTATATAGAGTATTGTCTCGTTATTTTGGCATAGATACACCTATTAATTTGTCAAAAGGTGCTAAGGAGTTTAAAGAATTAGCACAAGAGTTGATTGATAAAAAAAATCCAGCCGATTTTAATCAAGCCATCATGGAGTTTGGTGCAACACAATGCAGACCACAAAGTCCTGATTGCAATATTTGTCCTTTTAATAAAGGATGCATTGCTTTTAATGAAAACAAAATTGGAGAACTCCCCGTCAAAATAAAATCCGCAAAAGCGAAAAAAAAGTATTTTAATTTTTTAGTCTTTATAGATAAGGATGCGAAAACTATTTTAGAAAAGCGTGTAGGCAAAGGTATTTGGCAAAACTTGTATCAGTTCCCTTTAATTGAAACAGCTAAAAGTTTAGAATTTGAAGATTTCAAATTAGCGGTTAAAAAACATTCATTGTTAAAAGAAGTTTCATTTGAATTATCTCTTTATAATGAAGATGTTATTATTCATAAATTATCACATCAACATTTATATACCAAGTTTTGGATTGTAAAAGTAGGCCAGTCTTTACCAAACAGTATTCCAATAAACAAAATACGTACGTACGCAGTGCCTATTCTAATTGGTAATTTTATTGAACATTTTAATTTTAATTAG
- a CDS encoding HU family DNA-binding protein, with translation MYSNLKIYIKMTKADIVAKISDKLGIEKGDVQATVETFMEEVKSSLESGDNVYLRGFGSFIIKTRAEKTGRNISKNTTIKIPSHNIPAFKPAKVFVEGVKTNVEVK, from the coding sequence ATTTATAGTAACTTAAAAATATATATTAAAATGACTAAGGCTGATATAGTAGCAAAAATTTCTGATAAATTAGGAATTGAAAAAGGAGATGTTCAAGCGACAGTTGAAACATTTATGGAAGAGGTAAAATCTTCTTTAGAAAGCGGTGATAATGTTTACTTAAGAGGTTTTGGTAGCTTTATTATTAAAACAAGAGCTGAGAAAACGGGTAGAAACATTTCAAAAAACACAACCATTAAAATACCATCTCACAATATTCCTGCATTTAAGCCCGCAAAAGTTTTTGTGGAAGGCGTTAAAACAAATGTAGAAGTTAAATAA